The genome window TCCGATTAATTTCCATGGTCTGTTCAGCAATTCTGTGTATTGCGCAATCCGTGAACGTTCCAGTTCATTCGCCAGACGGTTAGTCAGGGTATGCAGCTCTTCAATTTTGTCATGTGAATTCAGATGATCTGATGTTGATGGTGTAGCCGCCGTTGCTGTTTGCTTGTCATGTTCGCTCATGTTTTGGTCAGTTCCTTTGATCAATATAGATTGACTGCACTATAGAATCATTTCCTTTTTGCCTAAAAAACAAACGAGCCCAGAATCAGGGAAAATGTCCCTGCCTCTGCGGCTCGTTTGTTTATGCTCTATATGCTCTCACTGTTGAATGGAAAATGCTTCGAATTATGCTTCGATGTAAATACCGATCGATTTGCCTCCGGCTTCAACACGTTCCATGGACTCATTCGAGCCAAATGTCACTTCGGTTACGAGAACATTCTCACGCAACACATCATCAAACGCCTGAATAGCTTCCTGTAGGGATGTATCCACATCCAGTGTCAAACGTACTCTTTTCTCAATCGGCAAGTCCAGTCGTTTCCGGGTATCCTGCACAGCACGAACCACTTCACGAACCCAGCCTTCTTGTTCCAGTGCTGCTGTGATTTCAGTATTAAGCGCAACCGTCAGTCCGTAACCTGATGCTGAAGCAAAACCTGATTTGGCCTGTTTATCAACCAATAATTCTTCGCTCGTCACTTGCAGCTCTTCGCCTTCCGGAGAAACGATGTTCAGCACACCCTCCGAAACCACTTTACGTGTCTCATCGGCTGACATTCCCTTGAAGAAGTTTTGCAGGAATCCTACGTTTTTACCGTATTTCTTACCTGCAACTTTCAGGTTCAGCTTCAATGTAAAGTCAACGAATTCCGCATCGTTATGCTCCGTACGGATTCCTTTTACATTGATCTCTTCCTTGATGATCTCTTCATAACTTGCCAGGTCAAAGCCTTTATCCAGAGAAACAATCAATTCGGACAGCGGCTGACGTGTCTTGATGCCGGTTTCGTTACGAACGTTGCGGGCAAGTTCAACCACACGGCGAGCCGTCTCCATATCCTGTTCCAGTCCTGCATCAATTAGAGATTCATTGGCTACCGGATAATCTTCCATGTGCACACTCTCGCCTGTTGCAAGGTTCAGATAGATATCCTCTGCGAGCATCGGTGTAAACGGAGCAACCAGTTTTGCAGTAGTCACCAATACCTCAGTCAATGTGCGGTAAGCATCCAGTTTATCCTCTGTCAGGCCACTTCCCCAGAACCGGTCACGGGAACGACGGATATA of Paenibacillus sp. FSL R5-0517 contains these proteins:
- a CDS encoding DUF5665 domain-containing protein, producing MSEHDKQTATAATPSTSDHLNSHDKIEELHTLTNRLANELERSRIAQYTELLNRPWKLIGLNLLSGAARGVGIAIGFTFFAATIIYVLQLLGALNLPIVGDYIADIVRIVQRQLDMNTY